Genomic window (Lycium barbarum isolate Lr01 chromosome 2, ASM1917538v2, whole genome shotgun sequence):
tacaATGTAATAAAATGTGCTTTGAattttgtgattataaacttgtcatgtagAATGTTGAAATTAtcaatttactaaatatagaaagagatatTCTTTTTGGATTAGATTAAAGacgaaagtaagacacttaaaatgaaacagagggagtagatTGTTTGATTTATCAATTTAGAAAGTACTTTTATCAATGTCATAGCAATAGTTTGTGCTTAGACGAAGTATAAAAAGTGCTTCTGAAGCTTATATTTTTCAACTTTTAAAAAACATCATTCTCCTATTACTACTACTTAAATACACTTATTTTTCTCCTAATGTCACTAAATTACAAGGTTTGATGGTCCAATGATGCATGAAAAGTCAAAAACCTCTATAAGAATTCAATCAATAATCCAACACCAATTAAAACTATGGCCAAATACATAAGCGACCCtctaaacaaacaaacaaaataaaataaaatttaataagaGTTGAGCGGATTAAAATATGACTCGTTCTTTCATTCATTTTGATCCAATCTAATTGGTCAACAAATAATCTTTGGACAGATTATTTAACTCGCTCATTTATGTTAATCTGTCCAAATTCAGTCTAACCGATACGTTTAATTCTCTTGTATAAAACTTCACACCTTACAAGTAGACAAGAATTCATTCTCcttttcctccaaattccatCTTCTACTTCTTTCCATGCTACAAAccatgaaagaaaaaaaaggccACATAGTCCTTTTCCCTTTCATGGCACAAGGTCACATAATCCCTTTCTTAGCCTTAGCTTTCAAGATTATTCAAAAGGGTTATCAAATCACATTCATAAGCTCACCATTAAACATCAAGAAACTCAAATCATCACTCCAAAAAAACCATTCAATTCAGTTTCTTGAAATACCTTTTAACAGTACTGAACATGGTCTTCCACCAGATACTGAAATAACTGATTCTTTACCTTACAATCTTGCTTTCAAACTTCTTGaagtttctccttcacttgaaccaaacttTAGAAAAATTCTTAGTGATCTTGTTGATGTAAAGATTGGTTTTTTCAAGAAACCACCAATTTGTGTTATAGCAGATTTCTTTTTTGGATGGTCAGCTAAGGtaactcatgaatttggtatTTTTCATGCTATATTTTGTGCTGCTGGTGGATTTGGAGTAGCTTGTTATTACTCTATGTGGTTAAATTTACCTCATAGACATACAGATAAACTTGAGTTTATATTGCCTGATTTTCAAGAAGctggaaaatttcatgttacACAATTGTCACCTAGTTTAGCTATAGCTGATGGAAATGACCCTTATTCACATTTTCAGTTGAAAAATCTTCCAACTTGGGAAAATTCAGATGGGGTTCTTTTTAATACAGTTGAAGAGtttgaaaaaatggggttgatgtaTTTTAGAAGGAAATTATGTATACCTATTTGGGCAATAGGACCAATACTTTTTCAAGAAAATGACAGAGTAAGTACTCCTAGGAAAGAACCAGGACTTCCTTTAGAAAAATGTAAAGAATGGTTagatagaaaagaagaaaaatcagTTCTTTACATATGTTTTGGTTCACAAAACACAATCTCAGCATCCCAAATGGTGCAATTAGCAAAAGCATTGGATGGTCTTGAAATAAATTTCATTTGGGTAGTTAGACCACCTTTAGGATTTGATGTAAATGCTGATTTTAAACCAGAAGAATGGTTACCAGAAGGGTTtattcaaaaaaatcaagaaaatgaacAAAGAGGACTAATAGTGTTAAATTGGGCTCCACAAGTTGAAATCTTGATTCATGAATCAACAGGTGGATTTTTAAGTAATTGTGGTTGGAATTCAGTTCTTGAATCACTAATTAATGGGGTACCATTAATTGGATGGCCAATGGCAGCTGATCAGTTTTTTAATGCTAAGTTCTTGGAAGAAGAAGTTGGTGTTTGTGTGGAAATGGCTAGAGGGACAACATTTGATGTAAGTTATGGGGACATAATTGAAAAGATTGAGTTAGTTATGGGTACTGAAAGTGAAAAGGGGAAAAGATTAAGGGGTAAAGTTTGTGAAGTTAAAGAAATGATTAAAGATGCTGCTAGAGATGAGGATGATTACAAAGGGTCCTCTGTTAGAGCTATGGATGAATTTTTTAATTTGCTGATGAATGAAAGGACAGAGATTGGGTCATTATAATTGACCTCTTTTGTTaacaaagaaaaagagaaatCTACAAGAGAAGTACAACTTTCTTTACTTTATATAAGTTTTTTGGATGTTTCAAGATTTTGTTTACTTTTGAAAAAGTAATGTCGACGGAAAAGAAAATTTGTACAAAAAGTTAAAAGTGAGTTGGAATGGTTGGGTTAAAATAATGCAAAGATACACTTGGTATGTCGTGATGTTATCAGTATTGACTCATTTCATACGATTTTCCTCAAAAACCCTTACACAATGAAGAGTATCACTATATCTTATAGTGTGTAGTTTTTATTTCTTTCTCAGCTATCAATATGCCAATAATTTATTCCCGAAACTAAGTTTCACATGACCCATTACCTCATGCTTATTTGGAGATTTAATTGTATTTCACACACATCAGTTCATATTTATGGAAACTGAAGCCCAATTACTTCCTTTTTTGTATATGACTTTTTAAAGTTACGAGTAAATGTTGTAAACTATCCCGCGCAAAGGCAGTATGTCGGGTTTGACGCCATCACTTCCCCATTTTCATAATTGTCTCGCAGAGTACTAGTTGTTGGGCTAAACTATCCAAGATAATTTTGACATATGTCGGGTTTGACGCCATCACTTCCCCATTTTCATAATTGTCTCGCAGAGTACTAGTTGTTGGGCTAAACTATCCAAGATAATTTTGACATGGTGGGACATTGTTTGTTTCAAACCAAGCCCGAGCAGCTTTATTCAAATGGTCCCACACCATTAAAAGTATCACCACCTCATatataattttcttttctttacaACTATTAATATGAAACTTTGTTAGCATAGCCAATGAATATTGAGCTTGTAACAATATATTGAGTTCATTTTTAGGTTATAGGTTCACTATCGTAAACACAGCTTGCCCCTTTCTTAAAAAATTCCTCATTTTTGTTTATAAGTAGACGTACTTCTATTGTTGGGCAAACTTTTTAAGTTACACCTCAATTCTAGTTAACCTTGTATGTACGAGCTTTCTTATATTGTTTGTCTCAAGCTTAAATAAAGGAGATTGTGATTTCCTCGAGGAGGTTCTATCACATGAAAATGCTCTTTAATGGAGTGTGATGATGTTTGTTTTCGCAAAATATTTAAATACATAAAGGTAACATAAATTTGTCCAAAAATAGTCACCAAAACTTGAAGGCACATATGACTGTCAAATTATCTCTTCTTCCCAAATATTTTTCGCCAATGATCTAACaccaactgaaaaaaaaaaaatcgcaagacagaattttgaTGCATAATTAGGCCTTAAGGTCTAACTTTTGGAGAATTTTAgtggagtaattttttttttcccttttgccttaaggcagaaggCAAAAtatctgccttaaggcaaattcTGTCTTATAAGGTAGGCTTTTCGCGAAGTCTTGCCTTGACTGAGCAGAGGTTTAAATTTAAAATCTCAGGGTATTTTCGGCTACTTTTTAAGGCAAAGACTTttattaaagactagcaatttgagggataaaaattaaagaccagcaccttTGAAgaacaatccgtgcaaaaaaatgaattgGGAATTGTAATACTAAGCCTAGGTATATACGACTTGactattctaacaatatccataaCTGCCTTTGTAAGAGTAATACTAAAAACCATTTGTTATGTGAACTTATTTACTGATCGGCGTTTAAGAATGAATAAAAagagttttgaaacttgtaatctaTGTCATAACATTTATGTAGCTTATAAAACTTTACATATAATTTTAAACATGCCATATGCGTCTATAAAAAGCTTGTCATTAAAGATAAGTGAGAGGTTTAAGTTAACTTATTCATGAAAATAGAAATCAGCATTTTTTttacaaactaaaaagaaaataccgtcacataaacaaagaaatactTATTTCTTGAAATTGAAGCAACTTTTTGAAATAATATAGCAAGGTAGATTCGAGAAATACACAGAAAAAGCCATAACTTGAGACTCAAATCACCCGACCTTGACAAAAGCTGCTTGACCAATGAGCCACAAGCACTAGCTGGTTGAATTTGGTCCCCTTAATttatataattatatcattttgcGTATTAATCTGAaacccttccccccccccccccctcactcCCCACCTACCCACACTTAGGTTTGACTTCCTAACAATCTCCCTTGTGGTTTACGATATTACACAAAACTtccttatatttaattttttggTAACAATTCTTTTAACCAAGTTATTATTGACTATAAATATAAATAGGTTAAAGAACCGTTATAACAACAATTGAAACAAGGGAGATTAGTGTAAAATCGTAACCCACAAGGGAGGTTAGTATTACAAAGTGAAACCTGAAGAGAGATCTCTAGAATTATCCTtgctatttatatacatataataactaGTTTCTGACTTGGCTGAACATGCATCCGCCCTTgaagttatttttatatatttgttatatcGTTGAAGATATCAGTACACAGTCTATTTACATACATCTCTTGTCATTCATGGAAAGGGAAGTATTTCAATTTCAATTACGCAAACTTCAGTAATAAGCAGGAAATAATGGAATAAGATCCCACATGCCAGTACAGAGAGAGGTAACCCTAATAAGTTAATCAATGTGATAACTAAAACAAAATAAATTTTATCACCAAAATTTGTGGCGGAGTGGTAAGTGCTATTCATCCTTAACCAGAAGTCTCGGATTCGAAATAGTCTCCTTTAGTAGGGAACACTTTGCCCCCCAAATGTGGGACTTCAATTGGCTACCATGAACAAGGAAAATGTGTTGCCTGATTTCTCATGTCCTCTTTTGCAAGGGGAACTCAATCTTAAGGAATGCAGATTATTTCACTATTCATCATAATCATAGTATTGATCATAGCCATATCCTCCACCATCCTCATCATAATGCATACCCTCATCATACTGCATAAATGATTCTTCATAAGTCTCGTCTACTTCCGAATCAATTTTGCTGCTCTTTACCACGTTATAATTTGTTGAATCGTCCACATTTCGACTCTTCTTTAGGTTCTCTGGAATTTCCTGTATGAATAACATGATCAAGAGTTAAACATATTTATCGAGATGAGAGCAACAAATGCTTTAGATTTGTGTAATTTGTCCTGCAGATGTTCAAAATTTAAGGTTGCTCCTGGAATCCTCATCAAGTTGAGATCCCTACCAGGAGTTGGAGTGATTTCGAGGTTGTCGGTCTTTTTATAATCCTCCAATGTTAATAATAGGGAAATCAAGAAGCTGAACTAAGATCAGATCCAATCAGCTCGGAGGCACAGTGAAACTTCCGAGTTCAGTGGAATCCAGTAACTTTGGCTCAAACCCTATATCCATATTAAAAAATgcttttgatatgtacaaataatctGTTCAGAACCCAATAAGCAAAAAAGAATTGTGGTTTAGTACCCATAACtgaaaatcctgactccgccTTTGGATCGAAAGATTAACCACCCCTTACTCCTTTCCAAGAAACTATTGATTCAGTATCCGCTGAACGGTATAGAACAATTTATATATCGCGACAGATGAGTATATTAGAGAGTTGTCAGATGCATCTCCCAGAACTTTAATAGCAGAGATCATAAGATGAACAGTAGTGGCAATGGAAAATTCTGATAAATCTACAATCTTTTGATGCCACATTATTTAGTTTTTTTAAATTTTCCTCCCATTTCTTGAATGTCAAAATATTACGCACAATAGCGTCTCAAACACCAGTTATCTCCTTTCCACCACCAATACTGAACGTTCTGCTTATGTTCTTTCAGTAAGGGCAAACCCGAAGATTCTTTTCAATAAAGAAAACCATACTCTGCTAAAGGAATTGATATCTGAGTAAATATTGAAATTAAAAGCAGGTATAATGGGATTCTGAAGAAATTTCAGAGTTGGAGAAGCACATACAGGATCATCAAAAAGCTTTTCTAGCGCATCATAGTTGATCTTAGCGCATAGCCTCTGCATCACGTGATATAAAGCAAGGTAAGATACAAACAGCACAATCGATATATCTGATAAATATTGTTTCATGCAAAAGAGGAAGATATACCATGCAATGCAAACGTAataaaaagaggaaaaagaaatGATTAAGACCAATGGGAAGAAACtagattttttttatgtattccatgtaattacatatttttttttttttggataatcgTGGTGTCCGGGCTAGCTtgtgcgcacctcgactaattctacGGGGTACCTACCACCACGTAGTTACATACTCTTACAGTTAAACTGGACTTGCAAGCTCATTTGTAATCCTTCTAATCATCCAAATTTAGGCCAAAAAGTGATAGATATGTTGAAATTGAGCAAAACTAACACTCAACACGAAAAACGGGAACATGCTTGACCATTCATCAAGACTATTAAAACTCaaggaaaaggtaagaaattTCCATAACACAAAGATCCCCGCAAACAGAGTGCCAAAGATTGTAAGTTCCTTCTCCTCTATCATACATACCTTTCTAGTTAACATTTGCTTTGCTGCTTCGGCAGGGGTTTTAGGAGGAAGAGAATTTTTCAGTTCTGCAGCTCTTTTCTGTCGtttttcctgcagatgatatcatAAGCAAACTGTAAGCTAATTCCAGGAGATCTCTAAAGAACTTATTGTGTATAAGATATTTCACATATGTGCTATTTCTATTGTAACTTAAGGAAGAGAGGACACGTAGTAGTCAGTTGGTGTTGTATGTTTAAGAAGGGTGGGTCAGGGAAAGACACAAATGACACTTACTTTTACCAGCTTGTGAGAGTTTTGTTTATCGTCCTTCAACATAGAATTGGTATTTGATAAGATTTAATAAAAAGGCCAAACAAGTTGGAAGAGGAGCACTACTGGGAGAAGGAAAGGCATCAGGTAGATCGCACCATTGTGCCTAATTAAGATCGTTTGTAAAGAGAGGAAGAAGAGATTATTTGAAGTAGTTGAAAAGTTATAATGGACAACTAAGAGTTCTTTGATATGAATACTTTAGGTGTAAAGATGATATTGAAGACAGTTGGTAGACATTTTGGAAGGCCAATCCTTCAGATGGAATTTCAAATTTTATTACCATCTTAGCCCAGGGTGACATggtctatcagaaacagtctctctaccttcacaaggtcCGCAAAGCTGCGTACACACCatccttcccagaccccacttgtgggattacactgggcatgttgttgttgttgttgttggcaccATCTTAGTGCAATAAATGGTTTGATTTATCAGAACGAAGAAGGAATCACAAGCATAGATCATTCTGTCCCTTCTTTTTATATTGAAGAAATGATGCATCACTAACGAAAGATCAAAACAGACAAAAGTAGGCAACTAACATATACGAACTTACTAAGTTTTAGGAAAATATATTATAGAAGTACTAAATGCTTTTTGGTTTATCATTTTGACATATTTGTTGTGGTTGCATGTATTAACAAGCATCGACTTTTTAACATCAGCCCTATCACCACTAATCCTAGGTTATCAGGGGACGCTAGGCATCGGAATTCCCATTGACAACAATAAAGTTACCCTTCTCTATAGTTTCTTAGTTCCTAAATATGACACATTGAATATCAATTTTCAACAGGCAACAAACTCAAGATAAGCACAGAGTACAACCTTTCTTGATTCTGCAACATTATTATTAGCAGCAGCATAAATCTTCCGTGTAGCTTGAACATCCTCCGAACAGTTAGCTAAACTGGACTCTTTAGCCTTGTTTGCAGCTAATTCAGCTGCTTCCTTAGTTGCTTTTTCCTATAAATATTGATCAACACGCTCACTCAGAAGAAGGAACGGAAAGGCAGGTGAGGAAGTGCGTGCAGAGTTTTGTGATGAAAACTCGTCGTGAAGATGGACCAGAGGGAGAAAAAGTGTAGCAAAACGCTCGTTGCTTAACCACAGTCAACTTAATTGAAAAGACCAAAGAATCACCAAAAATCCCTAGTTAAGAAAAACAAAACCAAATTGATCTAGCATAACAAGACCTCTATTATAACTGCTAGTAGTAATTTCATGAACCAACAGTATATTCATTGAAGTACTTGTTAATGTATTTATAAATCCTAAGCCCAATATAGGACCTTGCAATATGCATTCCGACTTTACATGGTGATTTGCAAAGAAAATTAACAGAATCACCTCATATTCCGGGTTCATTTTTTCCCAGATGATCTTCTTACATTGCTTCGCCTCCTCGTCGAGAAAATAAC
Coding sequences:
- the LOC132625970 gene encoding UDP-glycosyltransferase 92A1-like, which codes for MLQTMKEKKGHIVLFPFMAQGHIIPFLALAFKIIQKGYQITFISSPLNIKKLKSSLQKNHSIQFLEIPFNSTEHGLPPDTEITDSLPYNLAFKLLEVSPSLEPNFRKILSDLVDVKIGFFKKPPICVIADFFFGWSAKVTHEFGIFHAIFCAAGGFGVACYYSMWLNLPHRHTDKLEFILPDFQEAGKFHVTQLSPSLAIADGNDPYSHFQLKNLPTWENSDGVLFNTVEEFEKMGLMYFRRKLCIPIWAIGPILFQENDRVSTPRKEPGLPLEKCKEWLDRKEEKSVLYICFGSQNTISASQMVQLAKALDGLEINFIWVVRPPLGFDVNADFKPEEWLPEGFIQKNQENEQRGLIVLNWAPQVEILIHESTGGFLSNCGWNSVLESLINGVPLIGWPMAADQFFNAKFLEEEVGVCVEMARGTTFDVSYGDIIEKIELVMGTESEKGKRLRGKVCEVKEMIKDAARDEDDYKGSSVRAMDEFFNLLMNERTEIGSL